One window from the genome of Corynebacterium sp. SCR221107 encodes:
- the grpE gene encoding nucleotide exchange factor GrpE: MSVNDNPGEQDYTKPEQGSAGNEDAQAAAHASEADLDPSLEAELAEALAEVEADAEAGVSLEDQLAERTEDLQRLSAEYANYRRRTDRERKVSIDNAKAQVLTQLLPVLDDLDLADKHGDLSEGPLKVFRDKFVGILDGLKVTPFGAEGDAFDPERHEAVQDLSSGDEKVIGTVLRKGYQLDDRLLRTAMVIIADPTQEEN; the protein is encoded by the coding sequence GTGAGCGTAAACGACAACCCGGGCGAGCAGGACTACACGAAGCCCGAGCAGGGATCCGCAGGTAACGAGGACGCCCAGGCTGCCGCTCACGCATCCGAAGCTGACCTCGATCCTTCGCTGGAAGCCGAACTCGCCGAGGCGTTGGCCGAAGTTGAGGCCGACGCCGAGGCCGGGGTCTCCCTCGAAGATCAGCTTGCCGAGCGCACGGAAGATCTGCAGCGATTGTCCGCAGAGTACGCGAACTACCGCCGCCGCACCGACCGTGAGCGCAAGGTCAGCATCGATAACGCCAAGGCGCAGGTATTGACCCAGTTGCTGCCTGTCCTTGACGATCTTGATCTCGCCGACAAGCACGGCGACCTGAGCGAAGGTCCGCTGAAGGTGTTCCGCGATAAGTTTGTGGGCATCCTCGACGGGCTGAAGGTCACCCCCTTCGGCGCCGAAGGCGATGCGTTTGACCCGGAGCGCCACGAGGCGGTGCAGGATCTGTCCAGCGGTGACGAGAAGGTCATCGGGACGGTCTTGCGCAAGGGCTACCAGCTCGACGACCGCC